A region of Drosophila suzukii chromosome 2L, CBGP_Dsuzu_IsoJpt1.0, whole genome shotgun sequence DNA encodes the following proteins:
- the ppk16 gene encoding sodium channel protein Nach, with amino-acid sequence MAFKKRRIFDLRQVQAQQMATTTASRNRSDHIHNNLQNPIQPKHRFRHIGEWFSENMRNYCQTTSLHGFSYITRQDISRNERWFWIVVVILAVITSIVLVVVSWYWSQETPTVTVIESSHFPTWNIPFPAVTICNFNKISRNKALTLLEQMQVPAGVNRSELHNLFNLTFLPLDSMISNSSLQMYDRILSLNNLTLNGLTQQLSPECIDMISRCIWKGINTRCDSLFQRIDTMEGQCCTFNYFGGVSNNFPEKIAYQVPKRPYRVTGCGYPTGLSVLLNPMISDYFGTFFSGYGFRLLLHDAYNFPDENSETKVVTTTRESFVRINPESTYATNDIRRLDVSMRNCLFGSEGTMHGLRRYSFINCMFECRVRMTVENCECIPPYVYNNGSFKVCGVLETNCMTRSKRLFSHALANLNFSLSIVRQTDGFPCGCLPDCQSNHYVSESTTGRLDMSYFANRPTYSNASDNILLHVFFSDLMSTRYRTDIFQNWLSALASFGGLLGLIMGFSIVTAFEFLYFLTFRPVFNYINRD; translated from the exons ATGGCGTTCAAAAAGCGGCGTATCTTCGATTTGCGACAGGTTCAGGCCCAACAGATGGCCACCACGACCGCCAGTCGGAATCGCAGTGATCACATTCACAATAATCTACAAAACCCCATCCAACCAAAGCATCGCTTTCGCCATATCGGAGAATGGTTCTCCGAGAATATGCGCAACTACTGCCAGACCACCTCCCTCCATGGATTTAGTTACATCACTCGCCAGGACATCAGTCGTAACGAGCGATGGTTCTGGATAGTGGTTGTGATACTGGCCGTCATTACCTCTATTGTCCTGGTCGTGGTGTCCTGGTACTGGAGTCAGGAAACCCCAACGGTGACCGTTATCGAGAGCTCGCACTTTCCCACCTGGAACATTCCCTTTCCAGCGGTCACCATTTGCAATTTTAACAAGATATCTAGGAACAAGGCACTCACCTTATTGGAACAAAT GCAAGTTCCAGCGGGTGTTAACAGATCCGAGCTCCACAACCTCTTCAATCTAACATTTTTGCCCTTGGACAGCATGATTAGCAACAGTTCGCTGCAGATGTACGATAGGATTTTATCCCTTAATAATCTAACGCTCAACGGACTCACCCAGCAATTATCGCCAGAATGTATCGATATGATCTCCAGATGCATTTGGAAGGGCATCAATACGAGATGTGACAGTCTTTTCCAACGCATCGATACTATGGAGGGGCAGTGCTGCACCTTTAATTACTTTGGCGGTGTTTCGAATAATTTTCCAGA GAAAATCGCATATCAGGTTCCAAAGCGACCATATCGCGTCACAGGCTGCGGGTATCCCACGGGTCTCTCGGTGCTGCTGAATCCCATGATATCTGACTATTTCGGAACCTTTTTCAGTGGCTATGGATTCCGTCTGCTCCTCCACGATGCCTACAACTTTCCGGATGAGAACTCGGAAACAAAAGTCGTCACCACCACGAGGGAGAGTTTTGTGAGGATAAATCCGGAGTCTACCTACGCCACTAACGATATTCGCCGCCTGGATGTGTCTATGAGGAACTGCCTCTTTGGTAGCGAGGGAACTATGCACGGTCTCCGAAGGTACTCCTTCATCAATTGCATGTTTGAGTGTCGGGTCCGGATGACCGTCGAAAACTGCGAATGCATTCCGCCGTATGTTTACAACAACGGCTCCTTCAAAGTTTGCGGAGTGCTGGAAACCAACTGCATGACTCGCAGCAAAA GACTCTTCTCCCATGCTCTGGCTAATTTGAATTTCTCGCTGTCGATTGTACGACAGACGGATGGCTTTCCATGTGGATGTCTCCCGGATTGCCAATCAAATCATTATGTTTCTGAGAGTACTACGGGCCGGCTGGACATGAGCTACTTTGCCAACCGTCCGACATACAG CAATGCCTCGGACAATATTCTGCTGCATGTCTTTTTCAGCGATCTTATGAGCACCAGATATCGCACAGACATCTTCCAGAACTGGCTGTCCGCCCTGG CTTCATTTGGCGGTCTGCTGGGGCTAATTATGGGATTCAGCATAGTGACGGCCTTTGAGTTCCTCTACTTCCTCACATTTAGGCCAGTTTTCAACTACATCAACCGGGACTAG
- the ppk11 gene encoding pickpocket protein 11: protein MRKQYIFHRSKENSVCFISTQVMSDLPREVSPPPPAVYLVNFENYLRPKKPNKCQPLQRFAKPVGNTSNLRKNLKRLRLVRWYFKLSKRFNELPLPRCLAFLRARNDDGLCKRKTGFEIYCEMASIHGFHIFVGAKTWQRILWWLLICTAVMLSLIVVIMSQSMSKKMPTIRFMDTMMKPAAEVPFPAVTICGLSSISKKILNTKAMELGLSAEVLQSFPSMNNSVIEQLTMRNVSWLELLEDFSSPICPQIKSCQWDNRGKDCLEKMQPIWTFDLRLCCSFNYGQQLLSYHLGLSLVLKSSDEDIERSTWVGLEVLIHESHEIPNEFTPRFPVPSGSEAHIMLRPFVNIVTTNLESASLQERECYLPKEYPLITSNKYNQMNCQAESRTEKIFQSCSCVPPKSPGQKSWKICDLKQIQCALNSDNNEIIKGEQKHCECLPPCEFNRYEFQGDIRLIKGMTNNNTENSSYLNPTNEVRLRVYYDSPLAEELILDVYENWMTFMGTFGGITSLFMGCSFVSVFELIFFTCVRPTCNWLTKQQILWRQRRIQRVGHTRGH, encoded by the exons ATGAGAAAACAATATATCTTTCACAGATCAAAAGAAAATTCGGTGTGTTTTATTTCAACTCAAGTCATGTCAGATTTACCTCGAGAGGTTTCACCGCCACCGCCAGCCGTGTACCTAGTGAACTTTGAGAATTACCTAAGACCtaaaaaaccaaacaaatgTCAACCACTTCAGCGTTTCGCAAAGCCAGTTGGTAACACATCAAATCTAAGGAAGAATTTAAAGAGATTAAGGCTTGTCAGATGGTATTTTAAACTCTCAAAACGGTTTAATGAGCTGCCTTTGCCCAGATGTCTGGCATTCCTGCGAGCCCGTAATGACGATGGCCTGTGTAAACGAAAAACGGGATTTGAAATCTACTGCGAAATGGCCAGCATACATGGCTTTCACATTTTTGTGGGCGCCAAAACCTGGCAGCGAATTCTCTGGTGGCTCCTTATTTGCACTGCAGTGATGCTTTCACTTATCGTAGTAATCATGTCACAGTCGATGTCAAAGAAAATGCCCACTATACGATTTATGGACACAATGATGAAGCCCGCGGCGGAAGTTCCGTTTCCAGCAGTCACCATTTGCGGCTTGAGTTCAATTTccaagaaaatattaaataccaAAGCAATGGAATTGGGTTTGTCAGCGGAAGTGCTTCAGTCTTTTCCATCTATGAACAATTCTGTAATAGAACAGCTAACTATGAGAAATGTAAGTTGGCTAGAACTCCTTGAAGATTTTTCTTCTCCAATTTGTCCACAAATAAAAAGTTGTCAGTGGGATAATCGAGGGAAAGACTGCCTAGAGAAAATGCAGCCCATTTGGACTTTTGACCTACGCCTGTGCTGTAGCTTTAATTACGGTCAGCAACTTTTGAGCTATCATTTGGGACTAAGTTTGGTTTTAAAGTCCAGTGACGAGGACATTGAGAGATCAACGTGGGTTGGTTTAGAGGTTCTTATACATGAATCCCACGAGATACCCAATGAGTTTACACCTAGGTTCCCGGTCCCAAGTGGATCCGAGGCTCACATAATGCTCAGACCCTTTGTCAACATAGTCACTACAAATCTGGAGAGTGCATCGCTTCAGGAAAGAGAATGCTATTTGCCAAAAGAATATCCGTTAATCACTTCTAATAAATACAATCAAATGAACTGTCAAGCAGAAAGCCGCACTGAAAAAATCTTTCAATCATGTTCCTGTGTTCCACCAAAATCTCCTGGGCAAAAAAGTTGGAAAATTTGTGACCTAAAGCAAATTCAGTGCGCATTAAATTCTG ATAACAATGAGATCATCAAAGGAGAACAAAAGCACTGCGAATGCCTTCCGCCATGTGAATTCAATCGCTATGAATTTCAGGGTGATATAAGACTAATAAAGGGAATGACTAATAATAACACGGAAAACTCAAG CTATTTAAATCCGACAAATGAAGTCCGTCTGCGTGTCTACTACGATTCACCATTGGCTGAGGAACTGATTTTAGACGTCTACGAAAACTGGATGACATTTATGG GAACCTTTGGCGGCATAACCAGTCTATTTATGGGCTGCAGTTTTGTATCGGTCTTTGAGTTGATTTTCTTTACGTGTGTGCGACCCACATGCAACTGGCTTACCAAGCAACAGATACTTTGGCGACAACGAAGGATTCAGAGGGTGGGGCACACCAGAGGTCATTAG